A window from Intestinimonas massiliensis (ex Afouda et al. 2020) encodes these proteins:
- a CDS encoding penicillin-binding transpeptidase domain-containing protein: MKDKENRQFHIRSRGLVAVLAAVLIGFGYVLYDLQIVHGAEYRERSQRKIAQTETVEAARGSLLDRYGRELVTNRTSYNVALETSRMGEDKNAVLLELLDICREQEVEWTDTLPVSAQAPYVFTLDAASDLAVTRLQKLCAQLKWTDLIPTEDEIAAMRPAPAETAPAREEEAEETLPAEPKAPAVSAQPLLDKMKEYFGLDETLPNQEARGLLGVLYELALRSKGITTVSYVFAKDVDIQFITAVKEAGLAGVRIDTKSVRQYRTPYAAHLLGRVGLMDETEQAYYRTLGYDGDESVGKEGVEQAFESWLKGTDGKKAVETNTEGKVISETYKEEPVPGGHVALTLDIRLQEVAERALADGIAGLKSEDTQGGALVAIDVSDGGVLAMASYPTYDRTTIYSDNEAYNAALNDPLKPFYNRALLGQYAPGSTFKMVTAVGGLEEDIIEPSTEIRDTGRYMYYAPSYTPMCWYYRQYGGTHGNENVSEAIRDSCNIFFYDVGRRLGIDRLDQYARMFGLGESTGIELKENTGMVAGPDASKRLEQTWYEGQTLAAAIGQDNNQFTPLQLANYIATLVNGGTHYSAHLLKSVKSYDYSEVLYEREPEVLDTIEIAPENLNAVLEGMRLVAAEGGTTYRFFKDLPVTVGAKTGSAQVSSTTESNAVFVCFAPYEDPEIALAVVVEKGGSGMELAAIAADVLEYYFSTGTGLEAAAKENTLLR, translated from the coding sequence ATGAAGGACAAGGAAAACCGACAATTTCACATCCGCTCCAGGGGCCTGGTGGCCGTCCTGGCGGCGGTGCTCATCGGCTTCGGCTATGTGCTCTATGACCTCCAGATCGTCCACGGGGCGGAGTACCGGGAGCGCTCCCAGCGGAAGATCGCCCAGACCGAGACGGTGGAGGCCGCCCGGGGCTCCCTGCTGGACCGCTACGGCAGGGAACTGGTCACCAACCGGACCAGCTACAACGTGGCGCTGGAGACCTCCCGCATGGGGGAGGACAAAAACGCCGTGCTGCTGGAGCTGCTGGACATCTGCCGGGAGCAGGAGGTGGAGTGGACCGATACCCTGCCCGTCTCCGCCCAGGCCCCTTATGTGTTTACGCTGGACGCCGCCTCCGACCTGGCGGTGACCCGGCTGCAAAAGCTGTGCGCCCAGCTCAAGTGGACCGACCTCATCCCCACGGAGGACGAGATCGCCGCTATGCGGCCCGCCCCGGCGGAGACCGCTCCCGCCCGGGAGGAGGAAGCCGAGGAGACGCTCCCGGCGGAGCCAAAGGCCCCCGCCGTGTCCGCCCAGCCCCTGCTGGACAAAATGAAGGAGTATTTTGGGCTGGACGAGACCCTCCCGAACCAGGAAGCCCGGGGGCTGCTGGGTGTGCTTTACGAGCTGGCCCTGCGCTCCAAGGGGATCACCACGGTGTCCTACGTCTTTGCCAAGGATGTGGACATTCAATTCATCACCGCCGTGAAGGAGGCGGGGCTGGCCGGCGTGCGCATCGACACCAAGAGCGTCCGGCAGTACCGGACCCCCTACGCTGCCCATCTGCTGGGCCGGGTGGGGCTGATGGACGAGACCGAGCAGGCCTATTACCGCACCCTGGGCTACGACGGAGACGAGTCGGTGGGCAAGGAGGGCGTGGAGCAGGCCTTTGAGTCCTGGCTCAAGGGCACCGACGGCAAAAAGGCCGTGGAGACCAACACCGAGGGGAAGGTGATCAGCGAGACCTACAAGGAGGAGCCCGTCCCCGGCGGCCACGTGGCCCTGACCCTGGACATCCGGCTCCAGGAGGTGGCCGAGCGGGCGCTGGCCGATGGCATCGCCGGCCTGAAATCCGAGGACACCCAGGGCGGCGCCCTGGTGGCCATCGACGTGTCGGACGGCGGCGTGCTGGCCATGGCCAGCTATCCCACCTATGACCGTACCACCATCTACTCCGACAACGAGGCCTATAACGCCGCCCTCAACGACCCCCTCAAGCCCTTCTACAACCGGGCCCTGCTGGGCCAGTACGCCCCGGGCTCCACCTTCAAGATGGTCACCGCCGTGGGCGGTCTGGAGGAGGACATCATCGAGCCCAGCACCGAGATCCGGGACACCGGGCGGTATATGTACTACGCCCCCAGCTACACCCCCATGTGCTGGTACTACCGCCAGTACGGCGGCACCCACGGCAACGAGAACGTCTCGGAGGCCATCCGGGACTCCTGCAACATCTTCTTCTACGACGTAGGCCGGCGGCTGGGTATCGACCGGCTGGACCAGTACGCCCGGATGTTCGGACTGGGGGAGTCCACCGGCATCGAGCTCAAGGAGAACACCGGCATGGTGGCCGGGCCGGACGCCTCCAAGCGCCTGGAGCAGACCTGGTACGAGGGCCAGACTCTGGCCGCCGCCATCGGGCAGGACAACAACCAGTTCACCCCCCTCCAGTTGGCCAACTATATCGCCACCCTGGTCAACGGCGGCACCCACTACTCCGCCCACCTGCTCAAGTCGGTGAAGTCCTACGACTACTCCGAGGTGCTCTACGAGCGGGAGCCGGAGGTGCTGGACACCATTGAGATTGCCCCGGAGAATTTGAACGCGGTGCTGGAGGGGATGCGCCTGGTGGCCGCCGAGGGAGGCACCACCTACCGCTTTTTCAAGGACCTGCCCGTGACGGTGGGCGCCAAGACCGGCTCCGCCCAGGTGAGCAGCACCACGGAGTCCAACGCCGTGTTCGTCTGCTTCGCCCCTTACGAGGACCCGGAGATCGCCCTCGCCGTGGTGGTGGAGAAGGGCGGCTCCGGCATGGAGCTGGCCGCCATCGCCGCCGACGTGCTGGAGTATTATTTCAGCACCGGCACCGGACTGGAGGCCGCCGCCAAGGAGAATACCCTGCTGCGGTGA
- the mreC gene encoding rod shape-determining protein MreC — translation MKDFLRHNGILILIIAVLLAAITAVASYALKGTANPLSNALGVVTTPIRNGVSSFVGWAEGVYNYSFRYQELEEENQRLRSQIAELEEKAREGEAASKENELLREALGLRAKRSDFVLESARVTARSTSNWASTLTLSKGSVQDVAAGDCVVDAAGNLVGIIDEVGSNYSVMITVVDANLQMGGIVSRTDSTAMLEGDFTLMQEGRLKMTYLPENTELLTGDLVLTSGLTGIYPSGLVVGAIESLHTDPSGMSRYAVLAPAADLDRLVEVFIIKEFDIVE, via the coding sequence TTGAAGGACTTTCTGCGCCACAACGGGATACTGATCCTCATCATCGCCGTGCTGCTGGCCGCCATCACGGCGGTGGCCTCCTATGCCCTGAAGGGAACGGCCAATCCCCTGTCCAACGCCCTGGGGGTGGTCACCACCCCCATCCGCAACGGCGTGTCCTCCTTTGTGGGCTGGGCCGAGGGGGTCTACAACTACTCCTTCCGGTACCAGGAGCTGGAGGAGGAGAACCAGCGGCTGCGCAGCCAGATCGCCGAGCTGGAGGAGAAGGCACGGGAGGGCGAGGCCGCCAGCAAGGAGAACGAGCTGCTCCGGGAAGCGCTGGGCCTGCGGGCCAAGCGCAGCGACTTCGTCCTCGAGTCCGCCCGGGTCACCGCCCGGTCCACCTCCAACTGGGCCTCCACCCTGACCCTCAGCAAGGGCTCCGTCCAGGATGTGGCGGCGGGGGACTGCGTGGTGGATGCCGCCGGCAACCTGGTGGGCATCATCGACGAAGTGGGGAGCAATTACTCGGTGATGATCACGGTGGTGGACGCCAACCTCCAGATGGGCGGCATCGTGTCCCGCACCGACTCCACCGCCATGCTGGAGGGCGACTTTACCCTCATGCAGGAGGGCCGCCTCAAGATGACCTACCTGCCGGAGAACACCGAGCTGCTCACCGGCGATCTGGTGCTCACCTCGGGCCTGACGGGCATCTACCCTTCCGGGCTGGTGGTGGGGGCCATTGAGTCCCTCCATACCGACCCCTCGGGCATGAGCCGGTATGCTGTGCTCGCCCCCGCCGCCGACCTGGACCGTCTGGTGGAGGTCTTTATCATCAAGGAGTTTGACATCGTCGAGTGA
- a CDS encoding Maf family protein: protein MDIILASGSPRRKQLLAQMGIETFRVISSDADETVEPGLSPARIVEILSARKAEAVAEHAKPGGLVIAADTIVALDGAVLGKPNDGLEAFRMLSALSGRRHQVYTGVTLLRDGERRTEHEVTTVTFRELTQDDITRYIATGEPMDKAGAYGIQGYGALLVERIEGDYFNVMGLPVCRLGRMLAGMGTDCLALAAGNRGQ from the coding sequence ATGGATATCATTCTGGCCTCCGGCTCTCCCCGCCGGAAGCAGCTCCTGGCCCAGATGGGCATTGAGACGTTCCGGGTCATCTCCTCCGACGCCGACGAGACGGTGGAGCCTGGCCTCTCCCCCGCCCGGATCGTGGAGATCCTCTCCGCCCGGAAGGCGGAGGCGGTGGCGGAGCACGCCAAGCCCGGCGGGCTGGTCATCGCCGCCGACACCATCGTCGCTCTGGACGGCGCGGTGCTGGGCAAGCCGAACGACGGGCTGGAGGCGTTCCGGATGCTCTCCGCCCTGTCCGGCCGGCGCCACCAGGTGTATACCGGCGTCACGCTGCTGCGGGACGGGGAGCGGCGCACCGAGCACGAGGTGACTACCGTCACCTTCCGGGAGCTGACCCAGGACGACATCACCCGCTACATCGCCACCGGCGAGCCCATGGACAAGGCCGGGGCCTATGGCATCCAGGGCTACGGCGCCCTGCTGGTGGAGCGCATCGAGGGAGATTACTTCAACGTGATGGGACTTCCGGTGTGTCGCCTGGGCCGGATGCTGGCCGGGATGGGCACAGACTGCCTGGCGCTGGCTGCCGGGAACCGGGGCCAATAA
- the dut gene encoding dUTP diphosphatase — MKLKIKAVSPKIGAEIPLPYYASAGAAAMDLHACLEEPVTIPAGGRAAIPTGIAIALPSAAYVALVFARSGLGIRHGVALSNGVGVIDSDYRGEIAVGLHNSADAPYTVQPGDRIAQLAVVPVVRAELEQTDELDETDRGAGGFGSTGK, encoded by the coding sequence ATGAAGCTGAAAATTAAGGCCGTCTCCCCCAAGATCGGGGCGGAGATCCCCCTTCCCTATTACGCCAGCGCCGGTGCCGCCGCCATGGATCTCCACGCCTGCCTGGAGGAGCCGGTGACCATCCCCGCCGGGGGGCGGGCGGCCATCCCCACCGGTATCGCCATCGCCCTGCCCTCGGCGGCCTATGTGGCCCTGGTATTTGCCCGGTCGGGCCTGGGCATCAGGCACGGGGTGGCCCTCTCCAACGGGGTGGGAGTCATCGACAGCGACTACCGGGGGGAGATTGCCGTGGGGCTGCACAACAGCGCGGACGCCCCCTATACCGTCCAACCCGGGGACCGCATCGCCCAGCTTGCCGTGGTGCCGGTGGTCCGGGCCGAGCTGGAACAGACGGACGAGCTGGACGAGACCGACCGCGGGGCCGGCGGCTTTGGCTCCACCGGGAAATAG
- a CDS encoding U32 family peptidase, translating into MLELLSPAGSPEAVTAAVQSGADAVYLGYGDFNARRNAKNFSREELAAAVSYCHLRGARVYLTLNTLVTDRELPAAAQVAAAAARIGVDAVLIQDLGILRMLRQVAPDLPVHGSTQLTVHSLDGVLRCADLGMERVVLSRELSRDAIEYICTHSPIEIETFVHGALCMCYSGQCFLSSVIGGRSGNRGLCAQPCRLKYGWEGRADGYPLSLKDMSLAGHLQELKKLGVKCLKIEGRMKRPEYVAVVTGIYARALREGREPTAEELAELEAAFSRQGFTEGYYLDQKGPGMFGVREDAREPRELYARARTQYQSGERQSVPITFYAMIRKGEPAQVAVQDPEERVITAEGPVPEAARTKELTAADVEAQLSRTGGTPFRCAKVRALVEPGLSLPVSVLNSLRRGLLDSLRASRSVPMSWETGEFHPGVRYENRREAPILNLSLRTAGQLTDALLDLGPGIVYLPAAEAAAHPEAVKRVLDHGVRAGVTLPRICWDRERQELYRDLEAARASGCTEALAGTLDLLRPARDTDYNLRGDFGLCVFNSQALKELKRLGLSSATASFELKLVQVRDISKALDIELIVYGRLPLMVTENCIIKNRSGRCGCDGVNQLTDRKGERFPVVKAPGCRSEILNAKTLFLADKRGDYQRVGLWAARLLFTTESAAECVRVTERYLGRGSYEPKDYTRGLYYRDVE; encoded by the coding sequence ATGCTGGAATTACTGTCCCCTGCCGGCTCTCCGGAGGCGGTCACCGCCGCCGTCCAGTCCGGCGCCGACGCCGTCTATCTGGGATACGGAGACTTCAACGCCCGCCGCAATGCGAAAAACTTCTCCCGAGAGGAGCTTGCGGCGGCGGTTTCTTACTGCCATCTGCGGGGGGCCAGGGTCTACCTGACCCTCAACACCCTGGTTACCGACCGGGAGCTCCCCGCCGCCGCCCAGGTGGCCGCCGCCGCCGCCCGGATCGGGGTGGACGCCGTCCTCATCCAGGACCTGGGCATCCTGCGGATGCTCCGCCAGGTGGCCCCCGACCTGCCGGTCCACGGCTCCACCCAGCTCACCGTCCACTCCCTGGACGGGGTGCTGCGCTGCGCCGATCTGGGCATGGAGCGGGTGGTGCTCTCCCGGGAGCTGAGCCGGGACGCCATCGAGTACATCTGCACCCACTCCCCCATTGAGATCGAGACCTTTGTCCACGGGGCGCTGTGCATGTGCTACTCCGGCCAGTGCTTCCTGTCCTCGGTCATCGGGGGCCGGTCGGGCAACCGGGGCCTGTGCGCCCAGCCCTGCCGCCTCAAGTACGGCTGGGAGGGCCGGGCCGACGGCTATCCCCTCTCCCTGAAGGACATGTCCCTGGCCGGACACCTCCAGGAGCTGAAGAAGCTGGGGGTCAAGTGCCTGAAGATCGAGGGGCGGATGAAGCGGCCGGAGTACGTGGCGGTGGTCACCGGCATCTACGCCCGGGCCCTGCGGGAGGGCCGGGAGCCCACCGCCGAGGAGCTCGCCGAGCTGGAGGCCGCCTTTTCCCGCCAGGGCTTTACCGAGGGCTACTACCTGGACCAGAAGGGCCCCGGTATGTTCGGCGTCCGGGAGGACGCCCGGGAGCCCCGGGAGCTCTATGCCCGGGCCCGCACCCAGTACCAGAGCGGGGAGCGCCAGAGCGTGCCCATCACCTTTTACGCCATGATCCGCAAGGGGGAGCCCGCCCAGGTGGCGGTGCAGGACCCGGAGGAGCGGGTCATCACCGCCGAGGGCCCTGTCCCCGAGGCCGCCCGCACCAAGGAGCTCACCGCCGCCGACGTGGAGGCCCAGCTCTCCCGCACGGGAGGGACCCCCTTCCGCTGCGCGAAGGTCCGGGCCCTGGTGGAGCCGGGGCTGTCTCTGCCGGTGTCGGTGCTCAACAGCCTGCGCCGGGGCCTGCTGGACAGCCTGCGGGCCAGCCGCAGCGTGCCCATGAGCTGGGAGACCGGGGAATTTCACCCCGGCGTGCGGTATGAAAACCGCCGGGAAGCGCCTATACTGAATTTGTCCCTCCGCACCGCTGGGCAGCTCACCGACGCCCTGCTGGACCTGGGGCCCGGTATTGTCTACCTGCCCGCGGCGGAGGCCGCCGCACACCCGGAGGCGGTCAAGCGGGTGCTGGACCACGGCGTCAGGGCCGGGGTGACCCTGCCCCGTATCTGCTGGGACCGGGAGCGGCAGGAGCTGTACCGGGACCTGGAGGCCGCCCGGGCCTCCGGCTGCACCGAGGCTCTGGCGGGCACCCTGGACCTGCTCCGCCCCGCCCGGGACACCGATTACAACCTGCGGGGGGACTTCGGCCTGTGCGTGTTCAACTCCCAGGCCCTGAAGGAGCTCAAACGGCTGGGCCTCAGCTCAGCCACCGCCTCCTTCGAGCTCAAGCTGGTTCAGGTACGGGATATTTCCAAGGCCCTGGACATAGAACTGATCGTGTACGGCCGCCTGCCCCTGATGGTCACCGAGAACTGCATCATCAAGAACCGCTCCGGCCGCTGCGGCTGCGACGGCGTCAACCAGCTCACCGACCGGAAGGGCGAACGCTTCCCGGTGGTAAAGGCCCCCGGCTGCCGCAGCGAGATCCTCAACGCCAAGACGCTGTTCTTGGCGGATAAGCGGGGGGACTATCAGAGGGTGGGGCTGTGGGCGGCCCGGCTGCTCTTCACCACCGAGAGCGCCGCGGAGTGCGTCCGGGTAACCGAGCGCTACCTGGGCCGGGGCAGCTATGAGCCCAAGGACTACACCCGGGGGCTGTATTACCGAGATGTGGAATAG
- a CDS encoding cell division protein ZapA: MKNKITVSIADQEYTLVATEDEGYMQKVAQHVDAKVREVLDGAKVSLVDGAVLAALNVADEYFKEVEAAENLRRQLKEYLEEATKMKLELSEAKREIFKLQNKK, from the coding sequence CCATTGCCGACCAGGAATACACCCTGGTGGCGACCGAGGATGAGGGCTATATGCAGAAGGTGGCCCAGCATGTGGACGCCAAGGTGCGGGAGGTGCTGGACGGCGCCAAGGTCTCGCTGGTGGACGGCGCCGTTCTGGCCGCCCTCAACGTCGCCGACGAGTACTTCAAGGAGGTGGAGGCCGCCGAAAATCTGCGCCGCCAGCTCAAGGAGTACCTGGAGGAGGCCACCAAGATGAAGCTGGAGCTCTCTGAGGCCAAGCGGGAGATCTTCAAATTACAGAACAAGAAGTAA